The following coding sequences are from one Musa acuminata AAA Group cultivar baxijiao chromosome BXJ1-6, Cavendish_Baxijiao_AAA, whole genome shotgun sequence window:
- the LOC103987825 gene encoding aspartate aminotransferase, mitochondrial codes for MAAISREILKRRGILRSPVMATIGTRSMASWFGHVEPAAKDPILGVTEAFLADPSPDKVNVGVGAYRDDNGKPVVLECVREAERRIAGNLNMEYLPMGGSIKMIEESLKLAYGEDSELIKEKRIAAVQALSGTGACRLFADFQKRFLPDTQIYIPIPTWANHHNIWRDACVPQRTFRYYHPETKGLDFASMMDDIKNAPNGSFFLLHACAHNPTGVDPSEEQWREISYQFKVKNHFPFFDMAYQGFASGDPNRDAKAIRIFLEDGHLIGCAQSYAKNMGLYGQRVGCLSILCEDELQAVAVKSQLQQLARPMYSNPPVHGALVVSIILGDPELKSLWLKEVKGMADRIIGMRKALRENLEKLGSPLSWEHITNQIGMFCYSGMTPEQVDRLTDEFHIYMTRNGRISMAGVTTGNVGYLANAIHEVTKSS; via the exons ATGGCCGCGATCAGCCGAGAGATCCTGAAAAGGAGAGGGATCCTTCGGTCGCCGGTGATGGCGACGATCGGTACACGATCCATGGCTTCCTGGTTTGGGCACGTGGAGCCCGCGGCCAAGGACCCCATCCTCGGGGTCACCGAGGCGTTCCTTGCCGATCCCAGCCCCGACAAAGTCAATGTCGGAGTG GGAGCTTACCGTGATGACAACGGGAAGCCGGTGGTTCTTGAATGCGTCAGGGAAGCCGAACGAAGGATTGCCGGAAACCTTAACAT GGAATATCTTCCAATGGGAGGAAGCATTAAGATGATTGAGGAGTCATTGAAGCTTGCTTATGGAGAGGATTCTGAGCTTATAAAAGAGAAAAGGATCGCAGCTGTTCAGGCTCTTTCCGGAACAGGTGCCTGCCGGCTTTTTGCTGACTTCCAGAAGCGTTTCTTACCAGACACACAGATTTATATACCAATACCAACTTGGGCTAA CCACCATAACATATGGAGAGATGCTTGTGTACCTCAAAGGACTTTCCGTTACTACCATCCTGAAACAAAGGGACTCGACTTTGCATCCATGATGGATGACATCAAG AATGCACCAAATGGTTCGTTCTTTTTGCTTCATGCATGTGCACATAATCCAACAGGGGTGGATCCCTCTGAAGAACAGTGGAGAGAGATATCTTATCAGTTCAAG GTTAAGAACCACTTCCCCTTCTTTGACATGGCATACCAAGGTTTTGCTAGTGGCGATCCAAATAGAGATGCTAAAGCAATTCGAATTTTCCTTGAAGATGGACACCTCATTGGTTGTGCTCAGTCGTATGCAAAAAATATGGGACTGTATGGGCAAAGAGTTGGGTGCCTTAG TATCCTTTGTGAAGATGAATTGCAAGCAGTAGCTGTGAAGAGTCAGTTGCAACAGCTAGCTAGGCCTATGTATAGTAACCCTCCTGTTCATGGTGCACTAGTTGTTTCCATAATCCTAGGTGATCCAGAGCTGAAATCTCTTTGGCTGAAGGAGGTTAAG GGTATGGCTGACCGTATCATTGGAATGCGTAAAGCACTTCGAGAAAACCTTGAGAAGTTGGGTTCGCCTTTGTCTTGGGAGCATATAACAAACCAG ATTGGGATGTTCTGCTACAGTGGAATGACGCCTGAACAAGTTGATCGCTTGACAGACGAGTTCCATATATATATGACCCGCAATGGACGAATCAg TATGGCTGGTGTCACGACTGGCAATGTTGGCTACTTGGCAAATGCTATCCACGAGGTGACAAAATCCTCTTAA